A genomic region of Thunnus albacares chromosome 4, fThuAlb1.1, whole genome shotgun sequence contains the following coding sequences:
- the pnp4a gene encoding purine nucleoside phosphorylase 4a — translation MHSKEQISHDEYQKTADWLMSQTKHRPQVAIICGSGLGMLADTLKCQDSFAYSDIPGFPQSTVQGHAGRLVFGELKGKSCVCMQGRFHMYEGHSLCKTTFPVRVFKLLGVETLIVTNAAGSLADGLQPGDIMIIKDHVNFPGLVGLNPLSGPNDDKFGPRFPAMSGCYDKGLRSLAMEIAKQLGVASLMQEGVYAMVGGPNFETIAEARLLHRLGVDAVGMSTAPEVVVATHCGLRVFGLSLITNKVVKSYEDSESVNHEGVLEVGRLRSQTLQQLVTELISRMEINNNNTNNAL, via the exons TCATGACGAATACCAGAAAACAGCCGATTGGTTGATGTCTCAGACGAAGCACCGCCCCCAGGTGGCAATCATCTGTGGGTCTGGACTGGGCATGCTCGCTGACACCCTCAAGTGTCAGGACTCCTTCGCTTACTCTGACATACCGGGCTTCCCGCAGAGCACAG tGCAAGGTCATGCAGGTCGGCTGGTTTTCGGGGAGCTGAAGGGGAAgtcgtgtgtgtgcatgcagggtCGCTTCCACATGTATGAAGGACACTCACTCTgcaag acaACGTTTCCAGTTCGAGTCTTCAAGTTGTTGGGGGTGGAGACTCTGATTGTGACGAATGCCGCTGGCTCATTGGCCGATGGCCTGCAGCCTGGTGACATCATGATCATCAAAGACCACGTCAACTTCCCCGGATTGGTCGGTCTGAACCCGCTGAGTGGACCCAACGACGACAA GTTCGGGCCTCGTTTCCCCGCCATGTCAGGTTGCTATGACAAAGGCCTGCGTTCCTTAGCGATGGAGATCGCTAAGCAGCTGGGCGTGGCCAGCCTCATGCAGGAGGGCGTGTACGCCATGGTGGGCGGGCCCAACTTTGAAACCATCGCTGAGGCCAGATTGCTGCATCGACTGGGAGTGGACGCTGTCG GTATGAGTACGGCTCCTGAGGTCGTCGTGGCGACTCACTGCGGTCTGAGAGTCTTCGGCCTCTCTCTGATCACCAACAAG GTTGTGAAAAGTTATGAGGACTCGGAAAGTGTGAACCATGAAGGCGTCCTGGAGGTCGGACGGCTGCGCTCTCAAACTCTACAGCAGCTGGTGACTGAACTGATCAGCAGGATGGAGATcaataacaacaacaccaaTAACGctctctga